Proteins encoded together in one candidate division WOR-3 bacterium window:
- the dnaG gene encoding DNA primase — protein sequence MKLKDRSKAEEILEKIQIADVIAEYVKLTPSGKDLKGLCPFHTEKTPSFTVSPQKNLFYCFGCGAGGNAYNFLMRIENIDFPEALRRLAKRAGVSLSDSSGAENELYKVMEFACSYYQKCLKKSAGENLKKYLSFRGLDAEITSKFRIGYSERGLYPEAKKAGFSVKTLEKAGLINIKKNVVSEVFFNRLMFPISDASGRIIAFGGRSLDSREPKYLNSRQIDIYDKSSVLYSLHNAKKAAQKASGFILVEGYMDAISMFRAGFENAIASCGTSLTFEQAKTIKKYSDRVSIFYDSDESGKRATSRGIEILIAAGLDVDVIDLKTFKDPDELVQKSNDPRKEIEESKKNWLDYMIDVKNYNTPAEKSKLSKRVIEIIQKIPDPILREEWKRKASTSLGIPEIDGYFSKTTDKLKSNEDREISKKEHILLMIYSTSLREDSTAKLAKNMLSHYLNKEKQDILVDLAKQIENKIENSSLKKEYFKIRFNKQEEALQILENLKSMLDNLVLREKRDELINNIKTAQQKGEDTRDLAFELEQLVREGRKR from the coding sequence GTGAAATTGAAAGACCGCTCAAAAGCCGAAGAAATTCTTGAGAAAATCCAAATTGCAGATGTTATTGCTGAATACGTCAAACTCACCCCTTCAGGAAAAGACCTGAAAGGCCTCTGTCCGTTTCATACGGAAAAAACACCTTCTTTCACGGTTTCTCCTCAGAAAAATCTTTTTTACTGTTTCGGATGCGGAGCAGGCGGAAATGCTTATAACTTTCTGATGAGGATAGAAAACATAGATTTCCCAGAGGCCTTGAGAAGGCTCGCCAAAAGAGCCGGAGTTTCTCTTTCGGATTCAAGCGGTGCGGAAAACGAACTTTACAAAGTCATGGAATTTGCCTGTTCGTATTATCAGAAATGCCTGAAAAAAAGTGCCGGTGAAAACTTGAAAAAATATTTGTCGTTCAGAGGGCTCGACGCCGAGATAACGTCGAAGTTCAGGATCGGGTATTCTGAAAGAGGTCTTTATCCTGAGGCAAAAAAGGCAGGGTTTTCAGTGAAGACCCTCGAAAAAGCAGGGCTTATAAACATAAAAAAAAACGTGGTCAGCGAAGTATTTTTCAACAGACTGATGTTTCCAATATCAGATGCCTCAGGAAGAATTATTGCCTTTGGAGGGAGGAGTTTGGACTCCAGAGAACCGAAATACCTGAACTCCCGGCAAATAGATATATACGACAAAAGTTCCGTGCTCTACTCATTGCACAACGCGAAAAAAGCCGCCCAAAAGGCTTCGGGCTTCATACTCGTCGAAGGATACATGGATGCAATTTCAATGTTTAGAGCTGGTTTTGAGAATGCAATCGCTTCCTGCGGGACATCTCTGACCTTTGAACAGGCTAAAACCATAAAAAAATATTCAGATAGAGTCTCAATTTTTTATGATTCTGACGAATCCGGGAAGAGAGCGACGTCAAGAGGTATTGAAATCTTAATTGCGGCTGGACTCGATGTCGATGTAATAGACTTGAAAACTTTTAAAGACCCGGACGAACTTGTTCAAAAATCCAATGATCCGAGAAAAGAGATCGAAGAATCAAAAAAGAATTGGCTGGATTACATGATCGACGTGAAAAATTATAATACCCCGGCGGAAAAATCCAAGCTTTCAAAAAGGGTGATTGAAATAATTCAAAAAATTCCAGATCCCATACTAAGGGAAGAATGGAAAAGAAAAGCATCAACATCACTGGGCATACCGGAAATAGACGGTTATTTTTCTAAGACGACAGACAAGTTGAAAAGCAATGAAGATAGAGAAATTTCCAAAAAGGAACATATTTTGCTTATGATTTATTCCACTTCCCTTAGAGAAGATTCGACAGCAAAGCTTGCGAAAAACATGTTAAGTCATTATCTTAATAAAGAGAAACAGGACATTTTAGTAGATTTGGCAAAACAGATCGAAAACAAAATTGAGAATTCAAGCCTCAAAAAGGAATATTTCAAAATTCGTTTCAACAAGCAGGAAGAAGCGCTGCAAATATTGGAGAACTTGAAAAGCATGCTGGATAATCTGGTGTTAAGAGAAAAAAGAGACGAATTGATAAATAATATAAAAACAGCACAGCAAAAAGGGGAAGATACAAGGGATTTGGCGTTTGAGCTGGAGCAATTGGTAAGGGAGGGCAGGAAAAGATGA
- a CDS encoding Smr/MutS family protein: MDTESLRILDYFSILEKVSDECSSPHSAKKLKISKPIAERKLVRDLLNLTSEWRSISGNLKLTFDRIADIESIFDTAFEKAQGITPLDLLFIGQMIEMFHETKTQLSRHESDYPVTWSIVSGVECREDLGKKIKKTVERDGSIKDSASSELARIRKAITSQRRHLSQKTKDMCEKYKDSLQENFITQRSERYVIAVKTEKQKYIGGLVHDTSESGSTVFMEPFELVQENNSLQKLQRDEVWEIKRIIRALTEEILEARDVLTEIFDVSCYLDFALAKARFSEKLGGEYPEEGELSLVKAKHPLLCIIKGAEKTVPLDIEFPKNKKAIIISGPNAGGKTIAMKTVGITLLLSYIGVHPPVSGLTTIPYDLHVFCDGGDRQSIEEDISTFTARLKRWNMIWSRSGQKTLVLIDEIGASTDPAKGAALAAAFVESLVKKGCKALATTNIVQLKVVAESLPDIINASMDIDTVSFEPKYKLTMGVPGSSYTFEIADKFGFPRRVTQRAIDMMPQDQISYESTVEELKKTLQNRKYLEEMSEKKMEEIETKLSNLRKLESDLENEKKHFRDNLIKEESAIISQTRKKAEEIIKEIKESKASKKSIENYRKEFVEKTTSERNKRDRELKYGEGEKVFIKKLNCHGEIVLKDKNKYLVKTGKVKIFLSPDDLAPPNDKPETDKKTRVILSRDREFKTSIDLRGLDSDTALEQLEVFIDDSLLNECPFVTVIHGIGTGKLKKKITGYLQKNKICSRPGQPGEGGDGVTVLLLR; encoded by the coding sequence ATGGATACAGAATCTTTAAGGATTCTCGATTATTTTTCTATCCTTGAAAAAGTATCCGATGAATGTTCGAGCCCTCACAGCGCGAAAAAACTGAAAATTTCAAAACCAATCGCGGAGAGAAAACTTGTCCGCGATCTGCTGAATTTGACTTCAGAATGGAGATCTATCTCCGGAAATTTGAAATTAACTTTTGACAGAATCGCAGACATAGAGAGCATTTTCGACACAGCTTTTGAGAAAGCACAGGGCATAACCCCTTTAGACCTCCTGTTCATCGGACAAATGATAGAAATGTTTCACGAGACAAAAACCCAATTATCTCGTCATGAATCTGATTATCCGGTGACATGGAGTATTGTTTCGGGTGTTGAATGCCGTGAAGACCTCGGGAAAAAAATCAAAAAAACAGTGGAAAGAGACGGGTCTATAAAAGACTCCGCAAGTTCGGAACTTGCGAGAATAAGAAAAGCAATTACGTCTCAAAGAAGGCATTTGTCTCAGAAAACAAAGGACATGTGCGAAAAATACAAGGACTCACTCCAAGAGAATTTCATAACTCAAAGGTCCGAAAGGTATGTCATAGCTGTAAAAACTGAAAAACAAAAATATATCGGAGGATTGGTCCACGACACTTCCGAAAGCGGCTCCACTGTTTTCATGGAACCTTTTGAGCTTGTCCAGGAAAACAACAGCCTGCAAAAGCTTCAAAGAGATGAAGTTTGGGAGATAAAAAGGATTATCAGAGCTCTCACCGAGGAAATTTTGGAAGCCAGAGATGTTTTGACGGAAATATTTGACGTATCATGCTATTTGGATTTTGCTCTTGCGAAGGCGAGGTTCTCCGAAAAACTTGGAGGAGAGTATCCAGAAGAAGGCGAATTAAGTCTGGTAAAAGCAAAACACCCTCTGTTGTGCATAATAAAAGGAGCGGAAAAGACAGTCCCTCTCGATATAGAATTTCCCAAAAATAAGAAAGCTATCATAATCAGCGGACCAAATGCCGGGGGGAAGACAATTGCCATGAAAACAGTTGGAATAACACTTCTGCTTTCGTATATCGGTGTCCATCCACCTGTTTCAGGTCTGACGACAATCCCTTATGATCTTCATGTTTTCTGCGATGGAGGGGATAGACAATCCATTGAGGAAGATATCTCGACTTTCACCGCCAGGCTTAAAAGATGGAATATGATCTGGAGCAGGTCAGGGCAAAAAACCCTTGTCCTGATAGACGAAATTGGCGCTTCGACGGATCCTGCGAAAGGAGCGGCTTTAGCTGCTGCATTCGTCGAATCACTCGTGAAGAAAGGGTGCAAAGCCCTTGCGACAACAAACATAGTCCAGTTAAAAGTAGTAGCTGAGAGTCTTCCGGACATTATAAACGCCTCGATGGATATCGATACGGTGAGTTTTGAGCCTAAATACAAGTTGACCATGGGAGTTCCCGGTTCTTCTTACACTTTCGAAATTGCCGATAAATTCGGTTTTCCCCGTCGCGTCACTCAAAGGGCGATAGATATGATGCCGCAGGATCAAATATCATACGAAAGTACGGTTGAAGAGTTGAAAAAAACTTTGCAAAACAGAAAGTATCTCGAAGAGATGAGTGAAAAAAAAATGGAAGAGATAGAGACAAAGCTCAGTAATTTAAGGAAACTCGAAAGCGACCTTGAGAATGAAAAAAAACATTTCAGGGACAATTTGATAAAAGAAGAATCTGCTATAATCTCTCAGACCAGAAAAAAAGCCGAAGAAATCATAAAGGAAATCAAAGAATCCAAAGCTTCCAAAAAAAGTATTGAAAATTATCGAAAAGAATTTGTGGAGAAGACGACTTCGGAAAGGAATAAAAGGGATCGGGAATTAAAATACGGCGAAGGCGAAAAAGTCTTCATAAAAAAATTGAATTGTCATGGTGAAATCGTCCTTAAAGATAAGAACAAGTATCTCGTCAAAACCGGTAAAGTGAAGATTTTTTTATCTCCTGATGACCTGGCACCACCGAACGACAAACCGGAAACAGACAAAAAAACAAGAGTTATACTTTCAAGGGACAGGGAATTCAAAACCAGCATCGACCTCAGAGGGCTTGATTCAGACACTGCCCTTGAACAGCTTGAAGTTTTCATCGACGATTCTCTTCTGAACGAATGCCCTTTCGTGACCGTGATTCACGGAATAGGGACAGGCAAACTAAAAAAGAAAATAACTGGTTATCTGCAAAAAAACAAGATTTGCTCCAGACCCGGTCAGCCGGGAGAAGGTGGAGACGGAGTCACTGTCTTGTTGTTGAGGTGA
- the rpsU gene encoding 30S ribosomal protein S21: MSVGVKVRDNESFESALKRFKRVCEQERILSDFKKNERYEKPSEERKKKSLSNRRRVIHR, encoded by the coding sequence ATGTCAGTAGGTGTTAAGGTCAGAGATAATGAATCCTTTGAATCGGCGCTCAAAAGGTTCAAAAGAGTCTGCGAACAGGAGAGGATTTTGAGCGATTTCAAGAAAAATGAGAGATACGAAAAACCGAGCGAGGAGAGGAAAAAAAAGAGTTTGTCGAACAGACGCAGGGTGATCCACAGATAA
- a CDS encoding peptidyl-prolyl cis-trans isomerase, with protein sequence MKVKFFALILIMSIGNLASISAPDYFLSGSDDTVLTYWDIMAYRKFSPGSGLENLLMQKLFSLEAYEKSLAMEDSLILKAIALENLYIHAYAKFGKYDFSPSPEYLDSIRDMSSILVNAAFICTKDSLAATKVWTELKGYEEVPESIFTSKTESLFYEYSDPNISGIAQVSWENVIYPLRDRLFSLDDFSVSEVIRFPTFYVVIVRLKSSEKEPLLPDTMNADWYNYITSISVTNFKIKSILDAIEFARPAYDSSTMDFFVSADSAKFDSIPFPIFPELSENDSKRIVCRYLDNEMTVGEMILRFKRKGQFPRLGDTANLRFEIERHLILEDAFTMPHMEKLLTDNSVISEIEFLQNEHLYTTLKKRLEDTIYVDIDEMRAFYERNIADYLYPERLKYSMFLVKDSVLADSMRILVQTGSSFDSLSRLHSIYVTADKGGDAGYRTREQYGTLQPIMQEMDSGETSELFKTIDGWAFVEVTQVLPPEPVPFDSIQIRLKNDTRNEKIAKFYEAYISYIKEKFHITLDVDEIVTAFMEHIFFNF encoded by the coding sequence ATGAAAGTAAAATTTTTTGCTCTTATTCTGATTATGTCCATTGGAAATTTGGCTTCGATTTCCGCTCCGGATTATTTTCTTTCAGGTTCCGATGACACGGTTTTGACGTATTGGGATATAATGGCATACAGAAAATTTTCCCCTGGGTCGGGGCTTGAGAATCTGCTCATGCAGAAATTATTCTCTCTTGAAGCTTATGAAAAGAGTTTGGCCATGGAAGACTCGCTGATTCTCAAGGCTATAGCTCTGGAAAATCTTTATATACACGCGTACGCAAAATTCGGAAAATACGATTTTTCACCTTCTCCCGAATATTTAGACAGTATCAGGGACATGAGTTCCATTCTGGTTAATGCCGCTTTTATCTGCACTAAAGATTCTCTCGCCGCTACGAAGGTTTGGACTGAGTTAAAGGGATACGAAGAGGTCCCAGAAAGCATTTTTACATCGAAAACAGAATCTCTGTTTTACGAATACTCTGATCCGAATATTTCAGGCATCGCACAGGTTTCCTGGGAAAATGTCATATATCCTCTGCGTGACAGGTTGTTTTCTCTCGACGATTTCTCCGTCAGCGAAGTAATCCGTTTTCCCACTTTCTATGTCGTCATAGTCAGACTTAAAAGCTCTGAAAAAGAACCGCTCCTTCCGGACACCATGAACGCAGACTGGTACAATTATATCACTTCGATATCCGTGACTAACTTCAAAATCAAAAGTATTTTAGACGCTATTGAATTTGCCCGACCCGCATACGACAGTTCAACAATGGATTTTTTTGTTTCAGCAGACAGTGCGAAGTTCGATTCCATTCCTTTTCCAATTTTTCCTGAATTGTCTGAAAACGATTCCAAGAGAATCGTCTGCCGATACCTCGACAATGAAATGACGGTAGGAGAAATGATCTTGAGGTTTAAGAGAAAAGGCCAGTTCCCGAGGTTGGGCGACACAGCAAATCTCAGGTTTGAGATTGAGAGACACTTGATACTTGAAGACGCATTCACAATGCCCCACATGGAAAAACTTCTCACCGATAATTCCGTAATTTCTGAAATTGAGTTCCTTCAAAACGAGCACCTTTACACAACTTTGAAAAAGAGACTCGAAGACACGATTTACGTGGACATAGACGAAATGAGGGCTTTTTACGAAAGGAACATTGCGGATTATCTTTACCCTGAAAGACTGAAGTATTCGATGTTTCTTGTAAAAGACAGCGTTCTTGCCGACTCAATGCGGATTTTGGTTCAAACAGGCTCTTCTTTCGACTCTCTCTCCCGCCTTCACTCGATATACGTGACAGCTGATAAAGGAGGCGACGCCGGGTACAGAACCAGGGAGCAATACGGGACTCTGCAGCCGATCATGCAGGAAATGGATTCAGGAGAGACATCGGAGCTGTTCAAAACAATCGACGGATGGGCTTTCGTTGAAGTCACACAGGTTCTCCCTCCGGAGCCAGTGCCGTTTGACAGCATCCAAATTCGACTCAAAAATGACACAAGAAACGAAAAAATCGCGAAATTCTATGAAGCGTACATCAGCTACATCAAAGAAAAATTCCACATTACTCTTGACGTAGATGAAATTGTGACGGCTTTTATGGAGCACATCTTCTTTAATTTTTAA
- a CDS encoding prolyl oligopeptidase family serine peptidase translates to MLHVSIAVMPKAQIAEISMSPEFSAYGVERLSVTAIYPELRPEKMPVVVILPGFDGNAQWYLQYLNIEKILVQSWLVEPFITVIVDPISEPYSCCYVNSELSGKWEDIISEYLPARIDEWARDSLSIETGQYCLVGHSLGGFGALYIGSRHPDIFKCVGSISGILTLESIHAWTEYIKREGVWRNIDLWTQEHFFTRLSYQLCANFLSMPNPQLFVNDGGNLQIDGSLIALMKDRGFDVLSWFKEGSAAFSDQKVFIASAKGDIVCPVRYHQDLKNNLPSADSFILKIETYEGDHISILGESILDCFIFFFEGED, encoded by the coding sequence TTGTTACACGTGTCGATCGCTGTTATGCCTAAAGCGCAAATCGCTGAAATCTCGATGTCGCCTGAATTCTCCGCCTACGGAGTAGAAAGGCTTTCCGTCACTGCAATCTACCCCGAGTTACGCCCTGAGAAAATGCCGGTTGTGGTAATCCTTCCCGGTTTTGACGGAAACGCACAATGGTATCTCCAATACTTAAACATCGAAAAAATACTCGTTCAAAGCTGGCTTGTAGAACCATTTATTACGGTCATAGTGGATCCGATTTCCGAACCCTATTCGTGCTGCTACGTAAATTCAGAACTATCCGGAAAATGGGAAGACATAATATCGGAATACCTTCCGGCAAGAATCGATGAATGGGCCCGAGACAGTCTATCCATCGAAACCGGTCAATACTGCCTTGTCGGACATTCCCTCGGAGGATTCGGCGCCCTGTACATTGGATCGAGGCACCCTGATATCTTTAAGTGCGTCGGCTCCATATCAGGCATTCTCACTTTAGAATCAATTCATGCCTGGACTGAATACATCAAAAGGGAAGGTGTTTGGAGGAATATCGATCTATGGACCCAAGAGCATTTTTTCACAAGGTTGTCCTACCAGCTTTGCGCGAATTTTCTGTCTATGCCGAATCCTCAACTTTTCGTCAACGACGGAGGAAATCTACAGATTGACGGGAGTCTCATCGCCCTTATGAAAGATAGGGGTTTTGACGTTCTTTCTTGGTTCAAAGAAGGTTCTGCTGCGTTTTCAGATCAGAAAGTTTTTATAGCATCAGCAAAAGGAGATATTGTCTGCCCGGTCAGATACCATCAGGATCTGAAAAACAATTTACCATCTGCTGACAGCTTTATTTTGAAAATCGAAACTTATGAAGGGGATCATATCAGCATCCTCGGCGAGTCAATTCTGGACTGCTTTATTTTTTTCTTTGAAGGAGAAGACTGA
- a CDS encoding MBOAT family protein has protein sequence MLFPTVEFGIFFFIVFALSWLLKDKFKSRKVILLIASYIFYGWWDWRFTFLLFLCSFGNYLFGLAMSDSKESYHRKVIVAISVVWNLTILGFFKYYGFFVSSFNNLMSFINLGSSLPVLNIILPVGISFFTFQAMSYVIDVYRKEIPPSKSLVDVMLFVSFFPQLVAGPIVRAKDFIPQLSKKPDPKNIPAARAFVLISAGLFKKVIIANYLATEIVDPVFETPSSYSALDALFAVYGYAVQIYCDFSAYSEIAIGIAALLGYYFQDNFNYPYRAQSIKDFWRRWHISLSTWLRDYLYIPLGGSKKGRFRTYVNLAITMLLGGLWHGAAWNFVFWGALHGFGLGIERFFIDKFGERKHNVLWQILSTAFVFHFVCLSWIFFRSRSFSLSMEYFRAFGNISREVSFVTPFVFLLVLVGIAMHFTPSAPGRWVRLNFNRLPTVVQGIILGILLLMISAFGPEGVAPFIYFRF, from the coding sequence ATGCTTTTTCCGACAGTTGAGTTTGGAATATTTTTCTTCATTGTCTTCGCGCTGAGCTGGCTGCTAAAAGACAAGTTCAAGTCGAGAAAAGTAATTCTTTTAATCGCGAGCTACATTTTTTACGGCTGGTGGGACTGGCGTTTCACCTTCCTCCTCTTTTTGTGTTCTTTCGGGAACTACCTTTTCGGCTTGGCGATGTCGGATTCGAAAGAGTCTTATCACAGAAAAGTCATAGTGGCTATATCGGTGGTCTGGAACCTGACAATTCTCGGCTTCTTCAAGTACTACGGATTCTTCGTCTCTTCTTTCAACAATTTGATGTCCTTTATAAATTTGGGTTCAAGCCTTCCAGTTTTGAACATAATCCTGCCGGTTGGAATATCTTTTTTCACTTTTCAAGCCATGAGCTACGTCATAGACGTCTATAGAAAAGAAATCCCACCGTCTAAATCACTTGTCGACGTAATGCTGTTTGTATCATTTTTCCCCCAGCTTGTAGCAGGTCCTATAGTCAGGGCTAAAGATTTCATACCCCAGTTGTCCAAAAAACCGGATCCAAAAAATATTCCCGCGGCGAGAGCTTTTGTTTTGATTTCAGCCGGTCTTTTCAAGAAAGTTATAATCGCCAACTACCTGGCGACCGAAATCGTCGACCCTGTTTTTGAAACACCTTCTTCCTACTCCGCTCTCGACGCTCTTTTTGCGGTCTATGGATACGCCGTTCAAATATACTGCGATTTCAGCGCATACAGTGAAATTGCGATCGGCATAGCTGCTCTTCTCGGGTATTATTTTCAAGACAATTTCAACTATCCCTACAGAGCTCAGTCGATAAAAGATTTTTGGAGAAGATGGCATATTTCTCTTTCCACTTGGCTCAGAGACTACCTCTATATACCTCTGGGCGGTTCAAAAAAGGGCAGGTTCAGAACATACGTCAACCTCGCCATCACAATGCTTTTAGGCGGTCTTTGGCACGGTGCCGCGTGGAATTTCGTCTTCTGGGGAGCTCTTCACGGTTTCGGACTGGGAATTGAAAGATTTTTCATCGACAAATTTGGCGAGAGAAAACACAACGTCTTATGGCAAATATTATCCACTGCCTTTGTGTTCCACTTTGTCTGCCTGAGCTGGATATTTTTCAGGTCGAGATCTTTTTCCCTGTCCATGGAATATTTTCGGGCGTTCGGAAATATTTCTCGCGAAGTTTCATTTGTCACTCCATTCGTTTTTCTGCTCGTGCTTGTTGGAATCGCCATGCATTTCACGCCATCGGCTCCCGGAAGATGGGTCCGTCTCAATTTCAATAGACTGCCGACAGTCGTGCAGGGTATAATTCTCGGTATTTTGCTTCTTATGATAAGCGCTTTCGGACCTGAAGGCGTAGCGCCATTTATATATTTCAGGTTTTAG
- a CDS encoding DUF459 domain-containing protein has protein sequence MDFMEKFRYEKSYTLATVTKILLVCLLFVVIFDSTGLNNWAKKLRVGPVRSFFLTFTEPLAFGTSSLNLDFPRKSLKNIFLFSMGKQREAGFIGAEDPALTVVEIPIENTAPQDNTNVVVYSSSSPVSILLLGDSMMGDGLGTMLIRDINESPDMTQKRYFKVSSGMTRPDFYNWPAQVGQIFSTENYDIVIIMMGTNDAQNFEMDGKIYTYGTEEWFEVYRQRVTSFVAYLTQHTSRVYWIGMPPMRSSGYNSRMKSLNVIFEEVCGQNTKATYFSTVPILGDASGNYSTYITSGSRQIQARDEKDGIHMTRAGGQLVSDSLLTKIRQDFTFED, from the coding sequence ATGGATTTCATGGAAAAGTTTAGATATGAAAAATCATACACCCTCGCAACTGTGACCAAAATCCTTTTGGTTTGCCTTCTCTTTGTCGTAATCTTTGATTCCACAGGCCTCAACAATTGGGCGAAAAAACTCAGAGTCGGCCCTGTCAGAAGTTTTTTTCTGACTTTCACCGAGCCTCTCGCTTTCGGGACTTCAAGTCTGAACCTCGACTTTCCGAGAAAATCACTGAAAAACATTTTCTTGTTCTCCATGGGGAAACAGAGGGAAGCCGGTTTCATCGGGGCGGAAGACCCCGCGCTGACAGTTGTAGAAATTCCGATTGAAAATACCGCGCCGCAAGACAACACCAACGTCGTCGTATATTCTTCTTCTTCTCCTGTTTCGATACTTCTTTTAGGGGATTCGATGATGGGAGACGGGCTCGGGACAATGCTGATAAGAGACATAAACGAAAGTCCAGACATGACACAGAAAAGATATTTCAAAGTTTCATCAGGCATGACCAGACCGGACTTTTACAACTGGCCCGCACAGGTCGGGCAGATATTTTCAACCGAAAATTACGACATCGTCATCATTATGATGGGGACAAACGACGCTCAAAATTTCGAGATGGACGGAAAGATATATACTTATGGGACAGAAGAATGGTTTGAAGTCTACAGACAGAGGGTCACGTCTTTCGTGGCTTATCTGACCCAGCATACTTCAAGGGTCTACTGGATAGGAATGCCTCCCATGAGAAGTTCCGGTTACAATTCGAGGATGAAGTCTCTCAACGTGATATTCGAAGAAGTCTGCGGGCAAAACACAAAAGCCACTTACTTTTCCACAGTTCCAATTCTCGGCGACGCTTCAGGGAATTACTCTACATATATCACGTCCGGTAGCAGACAGATTCAAGCAAGGGATGAGAAAGATGGAATACACATGACAAGAGCCGGAGGACAGCTTGTCAGCGACAGCTTGCTGACGAAAATCAGACAGGATTTCACTTTTGAAGATTAG